Proteins co-encoded in one Streptococcus ruminicola genomic window:
- a CDS encoding citrate synthase, with amino-acid sequence MTGSSGLKDLIACNTRISSIINDNLSYAGYNISELMDNDASFEEVIYLLWNLHLPNKTELDDFVKLLRDNYEISDAVVQCIMIQSRNHLHPMSVLRSTVSLLGVYNVNAEDNSEEATYEQSIQLMAKMPTIIAAFARLREGKTPVAPRKDLCFAANFLYMLNGEEPTELQVKALNRALVLHADHELNASTFAARVCASTLADIYSCVTTAIGTLKGPLHGGANERVFDMLTEIREMGDTKAYLKEKLDSQEKIMGFGHRVYKTQDPREKYLREMAQALTEGTENEIWFDLSREIEDYMKHTKGLIPNVDFYSATVYHVLGIDSSIFTLIFAMSRVAGWIAHIQEQQKHNKLIRPRSRYKGELGLKYVPLEDR; translated from the coding sequence ATGACAGGATCAAGTGGATTAAAAGATTTAATCGCCTGTAATACCCGTATTAGTTCGATTATTAATGATAATTTATCTTATGCAGGTTACAATATTTCAGAATTGATGGACAATGATGCTAGTTTCGAAGAAGTGATTTACCTTCTTTGGAACCTTCATTTGCCAAATAAAACAGAGCTTGATGATTTTGTAAAATTACTTCGTGATAACTATGAAATCAGTGACGCTGTTGTGCAATGTATTATGATTCAATCACGTAATCATTTGCATCCGATGAGTGTTCTTCGTTCAACAGTTAGCTTGCTAGGTGTTTACAACGTTAATGCAGAAGATAACTCAGAAGAAGCAACTTACGAACAATCTATTCAATTAATGGCAAAAATGCCAACGATTATTGCAGCTTTTGCTCGTTTGCGTGAAGGAAAAACACCAGTAGCACCACGCAAGGACTTGTGCTTTGCCGCCAATTTCCTTTATATGCTAAATGGTGAAGAACCAACAGAATTGCAAGTTAAAGCTTTAAATCGAGCTTTGGTTTTACATGCTGATCATGAATTAAATGCCTCAACATTTGCCGCTCGTGTTTGTGCCTCAACTTTGGCTGATATTTATTCTTGTGTAACAACAGCGATTGGTACCCTTAAAGGACCTCTTCACGGTGGCGCTAATGAACGTGTTTTCGACATGCTGACTGAAATCCGTGAAATGGGTGATACTAAAGCTTATCTAAAAGAAAAACTTGATTCACAAGAAAAAATTATGGGATTTGGCCACCGCGTTTATAAAACACAAGACCCACGTGAAAAATATCTTCGTGAAATGGCTCAAGCTTTAACAGAAGGAACTGAAAATGAAATTTGGTTTGACTTGTCTCGTGAAATTGAAGATTACATGAAACATACTAAAGGTTTGATTCCAAATGTCGATTTCTATTCAGCGACAGTTTATCATGTGCTTGGTATTGATAGTTCAATCTTTACCTTGATTTTTGCCATGAGTCGTGTTGCTGGTTGGATTGCTCATATTCAAGAACAACAAAAACATAATAAATTGATTCGTCCACGTTCTCGTTATAAAGGTGAACTTGGTTTGAAATATGTTCCACTTGAAGATCGTTAA
- the nrdH gene encoding glutaredoxin-like protein NrdH, which produces MANKITLFSKNNCMQCKMTKKLLEKAGAEFQEINMDERPDMIDYVKSLGFTAAPVIKAGEIAFSGFQPNKLKEII; this is translated from the coding sequence ATGGCTAATAAAATTACACTTTTTTCAAAAAATAATTGCATGCAATGCAAAATGACTAAAAAACTTTTAGAAAAAGCGGGCGCTGAATTCCAAGAAATCAACATGGATGAACGCCCAGATATGATTGATTACGTTAAAAGTCTTGGTTTTACAGCCGCTCCAGTTATCAAAGCTGGCGAAATTGCCTTTTCAGGATTTCAACCAAATAAACTAAAAGAAATTATTTAA
- the acnA gene encoding aconitate hydratase AcnA, with product MTEFLSKFSFKENDYSYLNLEEAVSHYGGNIKRIPYTIRILLESLLRKYDGVDVTKSHIENLATYNPKNIQGEVPFKPSRVILQDFTGVPVVVDLASMRDAIVSNGGDADLINPEIPVDLVIDHSVQVDFFGCDTALEDNINMEFKRNNERYEFLKWAEKSFDNYRAVPPATGIIHQVNIEYLSDVVIEKDGMLYPDSMFGTDSHTTMINGIGVLGWGVGGIEAEAAMLGEASFFPIPEVIGVRLTGKLPKIATATDLALKVTQVLRQEKVVGKFVEYFGDGLSNLSLAERATIANMAPEYGATCGYFPIDDETLNYMRLTNRDEDHIALTKEYAKRNNLFYDPEHQAEYTKVVEIDLSTISPSISGPKRPQDLIDLTQAKQTFQESLTREAGVQGFGLTADEINKTATVHFEDKDVEIKTGHVAIAAITSCTNTSNPYVLMSAGLLAKNAVERGLRVAPTVKTSLAPGSKVVTGYLRNSGLQTYLDTLGFNIVGYGCTTCIGNSGSLRPEVAKAITDTDLLASAVLSGNRNFEGRVNPLVKANFLASPPLVVAYALAGNTNIDLTTEPLGFDQNNEPVYLKDIMPTNDEVAKYVDQFVTRELFEHEYEHVFTDSEKWNQIPTEESKIYHWNEASTYIQNPPYFDNLGDDLAIKPLKNLKPLAKFGDSVTTDHISPAGNIAKNSPAAKYLTEHGVDYLDFNSYGSRRGNHEVMMRGTFANIRIQNQLADGKIGGYTKYNGELMPIYDAAMHYKEDNVDTLVIAGKDYGMGSSRDWAAKGSNLLGVKAVLAESFERIHRSNLVMMGVLPLQFLEGDTAESLGLTGYETYDINLSENPGIHDIVDVIARDESGEKHFKAMVRFDADADIRYYKNGGILPMVVRKKLGGA from the coding sequence ATGACAGAGTTCTTATCTAAATTTTCTTTCAAAGAGAATGACTATTCTTACCTAAATCTTGAAGAAGCCGTTTCTCATTATGGAGGAAATATCAAAAGAATCCCTTACACTATTCGTATATTACTTGAAAGTTTACTCAGAAAGTATGATGGAGTAGATGTTACAAAAAGTCACATTGAAAATTTAGCAACTTACAATCCTAAAAACATCCAAGGCGAAGTCCCATTCAAACCAAGTCGTGTTATCCTACAAGATTTCACTGGTGTACCAGTTGTTGTCGACCTTGCATCAATGCGTGATGCCATCGTTTCAAATGGTGGTGATGCAGATTTAATCAACCCTGAAATCCCAGTTGATTTGGTTATTGACCACAGTGTCCAGGTTGATTTCTTTGGCTGCGATACAGCTTTAGAAGATAACATTAATATGGAATTTAAACGTAACAATGAGCGTTACGAATTTTTGAAATGGGCTGAAAAATCATTCGATAATTACCGTGCTGTTCCACCAGCAACAGGGATTATTCACCAAGTTAATATTGAGTATTTAAGTGATGTTGTCATTGAAAAAGATGGTATGCTTTACCCTGATTCAATGTTTGGTACTGATAGTCACACAACAATGATCAATGGTATTGGTGTGCTTGGTTGGGGAGTCGGAGGTATTGAAGCAGAAGCAGCTATGCTTGGTGAGGCTTCGTTTTTCCCAATTCCAGAAGTCATCGGTGTCCGTTTGACAGGTAAATTGCCTAAGATTGCGACTGCAACTGACTTGGCACTTAAAGTGACACAAGTCCTTCGTCAAGAAAAAGTTGTCGGCAAATTCGTTGAGTACTTTGGTGATGGTCTTTCAAATCTTAGTCTTGCTGAACGTGCAACTATCGCTAATATGGCTCCTGAATACGGTGCAACATGTGGTTATTTCCCAATCGATGATGAAACGCTTAACTACATGCGTTTGACAAACCGTGATGAAGACCACATTGCATTGACAAAAGAATATGCTAAACGTAACAATCTTTTCTATGATCCAGAGCATCAAGCTGAATACACTAAAGTTGTTGAGATTGATTTGTCTACCATCTCACCAAGTATCTCTGGACCAAAACGTCCACAGGATTTGATTGATTTGACACAAGCAAAACAAACTTTCCAAGAAAGCTTGACACGCGAAGCAGGTGTTCAAGGATTTGGTTTGACAGCAGATGAGATTAATAAAACAGCAACTGTTCACTTTGAGGACAAAGATGTGGAAATCAAGACTGGACATGTGGCAATTGCAGCTATCACATCATGTACGAATACTTCAAATCCTTACGTGCTCATGTCAGCTGGTTTGCTTGCCAAAAATGCTGTTGAACGTGGTTTACGCGTAGCTCCGACAGTCAAAACATCACTTGCCCCTGGTTCAAAAGTGGTGACAGGTTATCTTCGTAACTCTGGTTTGCAAACTTACCTAGATACACTTGGATTTAACATTGTCGGTTACGGTTGTACAACATGTATCGGTAACTCAGGTAGCCTTCGTCCAGAAGTTGCAAAAGCTATTACTGACACTGACTTGCTTGCATCAGCTGTTTTGTCAGGTAACCGTAACTTTGAAGGTCGTGTCAATCCACTCGTCAAAGCAAACTTCCTTGCTAGTCCACCGCTAGTTGTGGCTTATGCGCTTGCTGGAAATACGAATATTGACTTGACAACAGAACCACTTGGTTTTGATCAAAACAATGAGCCAGTCTATCTTAAAGACATCATGCCAACAAATGATGAAGTAGCAAAATACGTTGACCAATTTGTCACACGTGAATTGTTCGAACACGAGTATGAGCATGTTTTCACTGACAGTGAAAAGTGGAACCAAATTCCAACAGAAGAAAGTAAAATCTATCATTGGAATGAAGCCTCAACATACATCCAAAACCCACCATACTTTGATAACTTGGGTGATGATTTAGCAATCAAACCACTTAAAAACCTTAAACCATTGGCTAAATTTGGTGATAGTGTCACAACTGACCACATCTCACCAGCAGGTAACATCGCTAAAAACAGTCCAGCTGCTAAATATTTGACAGAACATGGTGTTGATTACCTTGATTTCAACTCATATGGTAGCCGTCGTGGTAACCACGAAGTCATGATGCGCGGAACATTTGCCAACATTCGAATTCAAAACCAATTAGCCGATGGTAAAATTGGTGGTTATACAAAATACAATGGTGAATTGATGCCAATCTATGATGCAGCTATGCATTATAAAGAAGATAATGTTGACACTTTGGTCATTGCTGGTAAAGACTATGGTATGGGATCAAGTCGTGACTGGGCTGCCAAAGGGTCAAATCTTCTTGGTGTTAAAGCTGTTCTTGCTGAAAGCTTTGAACGTATTCACCGCTCAAACCTTGTCATGATGGGGGTTTTACCATTGCAATTCTTAGAAGGTGATACAGCTGAAAGTCTTGGATTAACAGGTTACGAAACATACGATATTAACCTTTCAGAAAATCCTGGTATTCACGATATTGTAGATGTGATTGCGCGTGATGAATCAGGTGAAAAACACTTTAAAGCCATGGTCCGTTTTGATGCGGATGCTGACATCCGTTACTACAAAAATGGCGGAATTCTACCAATGGTTGTTAGAAAGAAATTAGGGGGTGCTTAA